Below is a genomic region from Mycolicibacter hiberniae.
TCTGGCTGGAGACCGCCGCGGTAAGCCGGCCACCCTCCACCAGCGTCTTGAGGCCGGCCATCTTCTCCAGGGTGGACTCGCGCGGGCACTCGTCGACCCGGAAACCGTCGACGTCGATGATCTCGTTGTCGAAGCGTCCTTCGGCGATCGCGGTGAACGCCCGCTCGTGGCTCTGCAGCGCGAAGCGCTCCATGTCCTCGCGGGAGATGTCCCAGCGCTCCGCGATCATCTCGGCGCCGCGGAACTGCGAGACCTCTTCGTCGCCGTAGCGCTCCAGCCACTTCTTCGACTCATTGGTCGGGGAGGTGAAGCCGAACTGCTCACCGACGACCATGGCCGACGAGATCGGAATCCAGCTCATGTTCTGCACGCCACCGGCGACAATCAGGTCCGCGGTGCGCGACATGATCGCCTGCGCGCCGAACGAGATGGCCTGCTGAGACGAACCGCACTGCCGGTCCACAGTGACCCCGGGCACCCCTTCGGGGTAGCCGGCTGCCAACCAGGCCAGCCGGCCGATGTTGCCGGCCTGGCCGCCGATGGCGTCCACGCAGCCGGTGATCACATCGTCGACCGCGGCCGGGTCGACGCCGACGCGGTCCAGAAGTCCACGAAAAGCCAACGCACCCAAGTCGATCGGGTGATAGGAGGCCAGCGAACCGTTGCGCTTGCCGACAGCGGTGCGAACGGCGTCGATGACGTACGCCTGCGATACTTGAGCGGCCATTTTCAGACTCCTTCTTTGGTGATTCCACCCAGCACGATGGCGAGGTATTGCCTGCCGACTTCCGCGGCGGTCAGCGGTCCACCCGGTTGGTACCAGCGCACCGATACCCAGGTGGTGTCACGAATGAAGCGGTAAACCAGGTCGACGTCGAGATCGGGCCGGAAGCATCCCGCTTCAATGCCCTGCTGCAGCACGTCAAGCCACATCTTACGTTGCTGGCGGTTGCGTTCGTCGACGTAGGAGAACCGCTCGTGAGACGACAGCCGCTTGGCCTCGTCCTGGTAGATCACGACCTGGGCGTGCCGATGCTCGATCGCGTCGAACGACGCCAGGAACAATCCCTTGAGCCGTTCCAGGGGATCGCTTTCATGATCGATGATCTGCTGATAGCGGGCGAACAGCCAGTCCAGAAAGTCGCGCAGCACCTCGTCGACCATCTCCTCCTTGGAGGAGAAGTGGTGATACAGACTCCCGGACAGGATCCCGGCGGCGTCGGCGATGTCGCGCACGGTCGTGGCACGCAGGCCACGCTCGGCGATCATCTCCGCCGCCAGATTCAGGAGTTCGTCACGGCGCGTCATGGCATCAGGCCCGCTGGCTGGAAACCGAGATGATCTCGCCGGTCAGGTAACTGGAGTAGTCGCTGGCCAAGAATGCGATGGTGGTGGCGATCTCCCACGGCTCGGCGGCCCTGCCGAATGCTTCGCCGTCGGCGAGGCGATCCAGCAGCTCGGCCGAGCTGGTCTTCTCCAGGAACTTGTGCCGGGCAATGGAGGGTGAGACGGCGTTGATCCGCACCCCATACTCCACCGCCTCGATTGCGCTGCAGCGGGTGAGGGCCATCACGCCGGCCTTGGCCGCGGCGTAGTGCGACTGGGAATGCTGTGCACGCCAACCCAACACGCTTGCATTGTTGACGATCACCCCGCCGTGCGGGGCTTCCCGGAAGTAGCGCAGCGCCGCCCGGGTGGCCCGCATCACCGAGGTCAGCGTCACGTTGAGCACGCGGTCCCACTCGTCGTCGGTCATGTCGATCACCGGGGTCTGCCCGCCGAGTCCGGCGTTGTTGACCAGCACGTCGAGCCGGCCCATCTTCGCCACGGCCTCGTCGAACAGCGCGTCGACCGCGGCGGTGGAGGTGACGTCGCAGACCACGGCCTCGACGCGGCCCAGCCCGAGGCCGACCAGTTCGTCGCGGGTCTCGCCGAGCCGGCGTTCGTGGAAGTCGGAGACCACCACGTCGGCGCCTTCGAGCAGCGCACGCCGCGCGGTGGTGGAGCCGATCCCGGTGCCGGCGGCGGCGGTCACCAGGACCGTCTTGCCTTTCAGCAGGCCGTGCCCGGCGACCTCGTCCGGCGCCTTGGACAGATCCTTATTGGCCGAGCTCATCCCTTTGCCTCCCGGGGTAGGCCGAGAACCCGCTCGGCGATGATGTTGCGCTGAATCTCGTTCGACCCGCCGTAGATGGTGTCGCTGCGGGTGAACAGGTAGAGCCGCTGCCATTCGTCGAACTCGCCGTCGCGCAGCACCATCGAGTCGCGGCCGATCACGTCCATGGCCAGCTCACCGAGATCGCGATGCCAGTTGGCCCACAACAACTTCGATACGTTGTCTTGGCCCGGCTGCTCGACATCCATGGTGGCCATCGCGTAGGACCGCATCGAGCGCAGGCCCACCCAGGACCGGGTCAGCCGCTCCCGGATCAACGGATCCTCGGCGGCGCCATTGCGCTGCGCAAGCTCAGCCAGCGAGGAGAGTTCCCGCGCGTACCGGATCTGCTGCCCCAGCGTCGACACGCCCCGCTCGAAGGTGAGCGTGCCCATCGCCACTTTCCAGCCGTCTCCGGGCTCACCGACCACCAGATCCGCGTCGGTGCGCGCGTCGTCGAAGAACACCTCGTTGAACTCCGAGGTGCCGGTGAGCTGCACAATCGGCCGGACCTCGACCCCGGGCTGGTCCAGCGGCACCAGCAGGTAGGACAGTCCGTTGTGCCGCTTGGAGCCCTTCTCGGTGCGGGCCACCACGAAGCACCACTGCGACAGGTGCGCCAGTGACGTCCACACCTTCTGACCGTTGATGACCCACTGGTCGCCGTCGAGCACGGCGGTGGTGGCCACGTTGGCCAGATCGCTGCCGGCGCCCGGTTCGGAGTAGCCCTGGCACCACAGCTCGGTGACGTTGCGAATGCCGGGCAGGAAGCGTTGCTGCTGCTCGGGTGTGCCGAATGCGATGAGGGTCGGCCCCAGCAGCTCTTCGCCGAGGTGATTGACCTTGTCGGGGGCGTCGGCGCGGGCGTACTCCTCGTAGAACGCCACCCGGTGTGCCACCGACAGGCCGCGCCCGCCGTGTTCCACCGGCCAACCCAGGCAGGTCAGGCCGGCGTCGGCCAGATGGCGGTTCCACGCCATCCGCTCCTCGAACGCCTCATGCTCGCGCCCCGGACCCCCGAGGCCCTTGAGCTCGGCG
It encodes:
- the fadA6 gene encoding steroid 3-ketoacyl-CoA thiolase FadA6 encodes the protein MAAQVSQAYVIDAVRTAVGKRNGSLASYHPIDLGALAFRGLLDRVGVDPAAVDDVITGCVDAIGGQAGNIGRLAWLAAGYPEGVPGVTVDRQCGSSQQAISFGAQAIMSRTADLIVAGGVQNMSWIPISSAMVVGEQFGFTSPTNESKKWLERYGDEEVSQFRGAEMIAERWDISREDMERFALQSHERAFTAIAEGRFDNEIIDVDGFRVDECPRESTLEKMAGLKTLVEGGRLTAAVSSQICDGSAAVLLASESAVQAHNLTPRARIHHISARGDDPVIMLTGPIPATRYALEKTGLSIDDIDVVEINEAFASVVQAWMKEFPIDPAKVNPNGGAIALGHPLGATGAKLFATMLNELERTGGRYGLQTMCEGGGTANVTIIERLGS
- the kstR2 gene encoding TetR family transcriptional regulator KstR2; the protein is MTRRDELLNLAAEMIAERGLRATTVRDIADAAGILSGSLYHHFSSKEEMVDEVLRDFLDWLFARYQQIIDHESDPLERLKGLFLASFDAIEHRHAQVVIYQDEAKRLSSHERFSYVDERNRQQRKMWLDVLQQGIEAGCFRPDLDVDLVYRFIRDTTWVSVRWYQPGGPLTAAEVGRQYLAIVLGGITKEGV
- the ipdF gene encoding (5R,7aS)-5-hydroxy-7a-methyl-1-oxo-2,3,5,6,7,7a-hexahydro-1H-indene-carboxyl-CoA reductase translates to MSSANKDLSKAPDEVAGHGLLKGKTVLVTAAAGTGIGSTTARRALLEGADVVVSDFHERRLGETRDELVGLGLGRVEAVVCDVTSTAAVDALFDEAVAKMGRLDVLVNNAGLGGQTPVIDMTDDEWDRVLNVTLTSVMRATRAALRYFREAPHGGVIVNNASVLGWRAQHSQSHYAAAKAGVMALTRCSAIEAVEYGVRINAVSPSIARHKFLEKTSSAELLDRLADGEAFGRAAEPWEIATTIAFLASDYSSYLTGEIISVSSQRA
- the ipdE1 gene encoding acyl-CoA dehydrogenase IpdE1, with product MQAVEEFRAEVRAWLADNLVGEFAELKGLGGPGREHEAFEERMAWNRHLADAGLTCLGWPVEHGGRGLSVAHRVAFYEEYARADAPDKVNHLGEELLGPTLIAFGTPEQQQRFLPGIRNVTELWCQGYSEPGAGSDLANVATTAVLDGDQWVINGQKVWTSLAHLSQWCFVVARTEKGSKRHNGLSYLLVPLDQPGVEVRPIVQLTGTSEFNEVFFDDARTDADLVVGEPGDGWKVAMGTLTFERGVSTLGQQIRYARELSSLAELAQRNGAAEDPLIRERLTRSWVGLRSMRSYAMATMDVEQPGQDNVSKLLWANWHRDLGELAMDVIGRDSMVLRDGEFDEWQRLYLFTRSDTIYGGSNEIQRNIIAERVLGLPREAKG